The Triticum aestivum cultivar Chinese Spring chromosome 5A, IWGSC CS RefSeq v2.1, whole genome shotgun sequence genomic sequence TAGGAATTTAAATGATAGTGAATGTCCATGGAATTTTTACAAGGATCATATTTTTTTCTACCAAAAGTTCCGGTGTAGGATATTTCTCTACATAATTTCATCAAGAGGACCATGTTGGATATTTCACTACATAATTTCATTCTTTGAAACTTTCTCTAGTAATCCCCTATCCAACGGGGGACACGGAATCTATGCTAATAAAAACACAAGTTTCTCTAGATAAATAAATAATATCCATAAGTTTCGTACATAAATTTGTATGTACAGATATATTTGGATCATATGATGAGTAGCTATCCCCCGCAAAAAAATGGTGAGTAGCTATTCCTTATTTTAGGTATGGTATCCCCAAGCAGTTAAGTAGTTCTTTCTCTCATGATTTATAAGACACCAAGCTGTGATTGTGAACGACTTCATTGCAGTAGTACATTTCGTTAAACCAGGTATTGTGATATTCTTGGGGCCAGATTTTTTTATCCAAGACACTCTAAACCAGGTTTTATCTTGACCTGTTGCGTGAGACCGTATTGTGAAAACCGATGGAGTCATCCCTTAAATTTTGTTCGGTGTGATGAAGGTAAAATATGTTTCAGATCACCCCAATGATAAATTTGAAGTCGAAGTGTTGCAATCTCATAAATGTCTGGTTCAAATAGAATTTACTCGCTTTAACGTGGAAATGTTTTACAGTTCTATTTATCGACCCCATCATCACATTACCCACACCATCCTTCTGTTTCGATGGATCCATGGTTCTTTGTCGTGCTGCCTAAGCTTTCAAAAAGGATGTGCCAATCATGCTACTAGCAGTTAGGGCAACTCCAACACAGGTCGCCAAACCGCACACCACAAATGCCCACGGACACGTTTGGACGTGTCCAGGGACAGCCAGGCGCAGGGGCAGTGCCATGCCACAGGCAAGCAGGGCCTCGGCCTAGGGTGTGGTGTGATGACCCTTCGTTGGCTATAGGTagaacaatagtatttggcaccgTGCTGCATGGTAGATACGCTGTTTGCATGAGGTGCGGCTTCAGAATGGCGCCACTTTTCCAATGGAGAGAGGAGACAGAAGGGGCAGAGGGCAACGTGgatttgtgtgtgtgggggggggggcgggggggggggggggggggggggtcgaggtCTTTTTGGCGTTTCCGCAGCCTGTCCGGATTCCTGAAGGCTCCCCTAGGTTTGGTGCAGGTTTGAGGAAATTTGGACGTCTGGACCGTCTAGCCTACTGTCCGCGGACAGTTCGTGGCAGTCGTTGGATGACCAAAAATGTCCATACTATTCAGTGCGAACATTTGCGATCGATTCGGTGAtctgcgttggagttgctcttagtaaCTGGTAGAAAAGGAAAGAAGAGAGACCTTGATTAGAAAGGAGATGTAGCCAATGCATGCGAAAAGGTGTGGATCCGATTATGATCACGGGTCTAGCTAACACAACTTGAACAAACTTTTTATTCCACGTACGTGTACAAGTATGTATATACTTTTACAAATATGCGAATCATCTAGATACCATAACGTACGGGATACAATGATCGATGACTAGCTTATACATACTCAGTGGAACAAAGAAAAcgtaagcatgcatgcatgcacggggCGACGAGTACGCATGCATGTACAACATGCATGGTTTGTCATATGTAGATCGATCGACGTATCCATGGATTTAGTTGGGGCAGGTGAAGTCGGCGGGACAGGTCTTGCCGCACTGGTCGAGAAGCAGCACGAGGTCGACGGGGACGTTGAGCTTGATGCCAAGAACGTTGGCCTTGATGGCTGTGCAGAGGCACACGGCTGCGTCGAGGTCGGCGAGGCCGCTTAGCAGTGGGCAGCACTGCTCGCTCGCCGGCACGCCGAGGTTGAGCTTCAGCAGGTTCAGTACGTTGGCGCACGCGCTCAGCTTCAACGTGTTGATCGAACAAGTGCCGCCGCCGCCAGGGGTTGGTACTGGGACGGCCGGCGGGGGCACGGCGATTGGCGGGGTTGGTACTGGGACAGCCGGCGGGGGCACGGCGATCGGCGGGGTTGGCACTGGGACGGCTGGCGGTGGTACGGCGATCGGCGGCGTTGGGACTGGCACGGACGGCGTGT encodes the following:
- the LOC123108470 gene encoding cortical cell-delineating protein codes for the protein MAPSKLTLFLALSLVLVGTSHGCGSCGNTPSVPVPTPPIAVPPPAVPVPTPPIAVPPPAVPVPTPPIAVPPPAVPVPTPGGGGTCSINTLKLSACANVLNLLKLNLGVPASEQCCPLLSGLADLDAAVCLCTAIKANVLGIKLNVPVDLVLLLDQCGKTCPADFTCPN